A single window of Sphingobacterium sp. ML3W DNA harbors:
- a CDS encoding SusC/RagA family TonB-linked outer membrane protein, translating to MISKHLFNKGIAVVVMTGMTSLVCAQSFTGSVVSTDSNLPIGGASIKVKNQTVATSSNESGKFSISAAKGAILIVSYVGYKTEEIPVTGVNMVIRLEPVTSDLDEVVVIGYGVQKKKLNTGANLKIEGEDLQKRNQVNPLQALQGQAPGVSITSTSGQPGADMKVVVRGLGTIGNSGPLYVIDGVPGGDIAVLNAADIQSIDVLKDAASAAIYGSQGANGVVLVTTKMGVSGKSVLSFDGYTGIQNVARKAKLLNADQYKVIMNEQSLNSGASLIDFDAMDGLTNTNWLDYMFKDNAKTDNYSVGLTGGSEKSTYAMSLNYIAQEGIVGGKDVSNYERYGFRSNSEHKLLNNFLKIGQHLNFNYIKNRGISVGNQYSNTLRGAFATSPLSPVYSDNGLYGSPFNDTSNSPWYNGDSNPYGSMMTNSNNNNDGQKLLADIFAEIEPIKGLKVRSLLGFNYFASEYRSFTPMYRFSIYTYNQDHTTTSQNMSKGHTLTWTNTASYDFNVNTDHKFSAMVGMESLRYQGTYLSGSNWNLLSQFNDFAHAYLDNTTGQAHLDEKGNVVETRTVSGKPDNLQRRLSYFGRIGYNYKEKYLLNATLRADASSKFSSANRWGYFPSVSAGWVISSEDFFSEHLSAINFLKFRASWGQVGNQDIDDFQYAAPISTSTGVTSSNPGAHYVFGTANNNIAGAYPSRLSNPSLTWETSEQTNIGFDAKFMRNRLDVVADYYVKTTKDWLVTAPVLATTGTQAPYINGGDVKNTGVELGLNWSDRINEVKYRFGINGAYNKNKVGQIPTEDGIIHGQTAMLYDNSEEFYRAENGQAIGYFWGYETDGLFQNQSEIDAWRTSGNGILQANVLPGDVKYVDQNGDGIINASDKVNLGVGMASFTYGINLGLDYKGFDFSINAYGSVGNKIVQSYRNHANKQANYTTRILDRWTGEGTSGTIPRVTETNVNWQFSDLYLQDGDFLRISNISLGYDLSKIINWKYANQIRFYVQGQNLFTFTKYDGMDPEIGYGTDGWVSGIDLGYYPRPKSVLFGLNIKF from the coding sequence ATGATAAGTAAGCATTTGTTTAATAAGGGGATTGCCGTCGTAGTAATGACGGGCATGACCTCGCTTGTCTGCGCACAATCTTTTACGGGGTCTGTTGTTTCTACTGATTCTAACTTGCCTATCGGGGGGGCCAGTATTAAAGTTAAGAATCAGACGGTCGCAACAAGCAGTAATGAATCTGGGAAATTTTCGATATCAGCGGCAAAGGGGGCTATTCTGATTGTTTCCTATGTAGGGTATAAAACGGAGGAAATTCCTGTCACTGGAGTAAATATGGTCATTCGTTTGGAACCTGTGACCTCCGATTTAGATGAGGTGGTAGTTATTGGATATGGTGTTCAAAAGAAGAAATTAAATACGGGTGCAAATCTTAAAATAGAAGGAGAAGATTTACAAAAGCGTAATCAGGTGAATCCTTTGCAAGCGCTTCAAGGGCAGGCTCCGGGGGTATCCATTACATCAACTTCAGGCCAGCCTGGAGCGGATATGAAGGTTGTGGTTCGTGGTCTAGGTACAATAGGTAATTCTGGACCATTATATGTCATCGATGGTGTGCCTGGGGGTGATATCGCGGTATTGAATGCTGCTGATATACAGTCGATAGATGTATTAAAAGATGCTGCATCTGCCGCTATTTATGGATCTCAGGGTGCAAATGGGGTTGTTTTGGTAACGACAAAAATGGGCGTTTCGGGGAAAAGTGTTTTGTCTTTCGATGGGTACACGGGTATCCAAAATGTAGCGCGAAAGGCAAAATTATTGAATGCTGATCAATATAAAGTGATCATGAATGAACAATCACTCAATTCTGGTGCTTCGCTCATTGATTTTGATGCAATGGATGGTTTGACGAATACCAATTGGTTGGATTATATGTTTAAAGATAATGCCAAAACTGACAATTATAGTGTTGGATTGACTGGTGGTTCTGAAAAATCTACCTATGCGATGTCATTAAATTATATTGCTCAAGAGGGAATTGTTGGTGGTAAGGATGTGTCTAATTATGAGCGGTATGGCTTCCGTAGTAATTCAGAGCATAAACTATTGAATAATTTTCTGAAAATAGGTCAACATCTTAATTTTAACTACATTAAAAATAGAGGTATTTCTGTGGGAAACCAATATAGCAATACACTTCGTGGAGCATTTGCTACATCTCCACTTTCTCCTGTTTACTCGGACAATGGCCTGTACGGTAGTCCCTTTAATGATACTTCCAATTCTCCTTGGTATAATGGGGATAGTAATCCCTATGGTAGTATGATGACCAATTCCAACAATAATAATGATGGGCAGAAATTGTTAGCGGATATATTTGCTGAAATTGAGCCAATCAAAGGGTTGAAAGTCAGGTCGCTATTAGGGTTTAATTATTTTGCATCCGAATATAGAAGCTTTACTCCGATGTATCGTTTTTCAATTTATACCTACAACCAAGATCATACGACAACATCTCAAAACATGAGCAAAGGGCATACCTTGACCTGGACAAATACAGCATCGTATGATTTTAATGTGAATACCGATCACAAATTTTCTGCGATGGTAGGGATGGAGTCTTTGCGTTATCAAGGCACTTACCTTTCTGGGTCGAATTGGAACCTCTTGTCGCAGTTTAATGATTTTGCGCATGCTTATTTGGATAATACGACTGGACAGGCTCATTTGGATGAGAAGGGGAATGTTGTGGAGACGCGTACCGTATCTGGTAAACCTGATAATTTACAGCGAAGATTATCTTATTTCGGGCGTATAGGCTATAATTATAAAGAAAAGTATCTCTTAAATGCTACGCTAAGAGCGGATGCTTCTTCCAAATTTTCGAGTGCTAATCGTTGGGGATATTTTCCTTCGGTATCTGCAGGGTGGGTGATTTCTTCTGAAGATTTTTTCAGTGAGCATTTGAGTGCGATAAACTTTTTGAAATTTAGAGCCTCTTGGGGACAAGTGGGTAATCAAGATATTGATGATTTTCAATATGCTGCGCCAATAAGTACTTCTACGGGTGTTACATCTTCTAATCCAGGTGCTCATTATGTATTTGGAACGGCAAATAATAATATTGCTGGAGCTTATCCAAGTCGGTTATCTAATCCAAGTCTGACTTGGGAAACCTCAGAACAGACCAATATTGGGTTCGATGCTAAGTTTATGCGTAATCGTTTAGATGTTGTTGCTGACTATTATGTGAAGACTACGAAAGATTGGTTGGTTACTGCGCCGGTATTGGCAACTACGGGTACTCAAGCACCTTATATCAATGGCGGGGATGTCAAAAATACTGGGGTTGAACTGGGATTGAATTGGTCCGATAGGATCAATGAGGTGAAATACCGCTTTGGTATCAATGGTGCATATAATAAAAATAAAGTGGGTCAGATTCCGACTGAGGATGGGATCATCCATGGACAGACAGCTATGCTGTATGATAATTCGGAGGAATTTTATCGTGCTGAAAACGGTCAGGCAATCGGCTATTTCTGGGGATATGAAACTGATGGTTTATTTCAAAATCAATCGGAGATAGATGCATGGAGAACTTCTGGAAACGGTATTTTACAGGCTAATGTGCTGCCAGGTGACGTGAAGTATGTGGATCAGAATGGTGATGGGATAATCAATGCTTCTGATAAAGTGAATTTGGGCGTTGGTATGGCAAGTTTTACCTACGGAATTAATCTTGGTTTAGATTACAAAGGCTTTGACTTTTCTATCAATGCGTATGGATCCGTAGGTAATAAGATTGTGCAGTCGTATCGAAATCATGCTAACAAGCAAGCGAATTATACAACTCGTATATTGGACAGATGGACTGGTGAGGGAACTTCAGGTACCATTCCTCGTGTCACTGAGACGAATGTCAACTGGCAATTCTCTGATCTGTATCTGCAGGATGGTGACTTTTTGCGAATCAGCAACATTTCATTGGGGTATGATTTGTCTAAAATCATCAATTGGAAATATGCCAATCAAATTCGTTTTTACGTACAGGGACAAAATCTGTTCACTTTTACAAAGTATGATGGTATGGATCCAGAGATTGGGTATGGAACAGATGGTTGGGTTTCAGGTATTGATTTAGGTTATTATCCAAGACCTAAGAGTGTATTGTTCGGTCTAAATATTAAATTTTAA